The following are encoded together in the Anopheles nili chromosome 3, idAnoNiliSN_F5_01, whole genome shotgun sequence genome:
- the LOC128723464 gene encoding homeobox protein unplugged-like, translated as MDKVSTVPVLGVTDVKYSRPPPRSSFTIESLIAVGRRRSTSGESRSSPEIDPVDRGSPSPPVSQQQHQQSAQHHHHQQQQQQQQYLAAAAAAAAAGYSAAMLSFGSFPPLYHSPWGTGLPSAGRYLSQAANEKLSSLLFPHKPPPGAPEVSFSVGESAPPPLGPSAMVSPTTRGARSGDKLFPTEADLLSKVYAAYHHPARPYIGPDATLPHPGVVLQVAPTHGQDTDRPGGTPAGESGDSGGLEEDPDRTRPSVEDGGDSADGSAYSDDISLSLSPSGCGKTADLGDSDSDACSDDDGPHNSPSSGRQGKGGSGNETSKSRRRRTAFTSEQLLELEREFHAKKYLSLTERSQIATSLKLSEVQVKIWFQNRRAKWKRVKAGLNSHGLGRGGGSSTAGTGGSGGPTTKIVVPIPVHVNRFAIRSQHQQMEKMNLVGPKAELRKADLGLGREAQGGFERFGLAKRLLPVPSAVPPEATAAGRLPEPPRPSGRSNEGMSVDGHGAGGGGGGGGVSATFNMGLGMCSLAAPPHSAPPHPVALVVNPKTF; from the exons ATGGATAAAGTGTCCACTGTTCCGGTGCTAGGCGTGACGGATGTTAAATACTCGCGTCCTCCGCCCAGGTCGTCCTTCACCATCGAGAGCCTGATTGCGGTTGGGCGACGACGAAGTACTAGTGGTGAGAGTCGATCCTCACCGGAAATTGATCCGGTTGATCGTGGATCACCCTCACCGCCGGTATCC cagcaacaacaccagcagtccgctcagcaccatcatcatcaacagcagcagcagcagcagcagtatttggccgcagctgcagcagccgcagcagccgGTTACAGTGCGGCCATGTTGTCGTTTGGTTCATTCCCGCCACTCTACCACAGCCCCTGGGGCACTGGTTTACCCTCGGCAGGGCGTTATCTATCACAGGCTGCAAATGAAAAACTGTCCTCATTGCTGTTCCCCCACAAACCACCTCCAGGAGCACCTGAggtgtccttttcggtgggTGAATCTGCACCACCGCCTTTGGGGCCCTCGGCGATGGTCAGCCCTACGACGAGGGGTGCCAGAAGTGGTGATAAATTGTTCCCAACCGAGGCCGATCTGCTCTCGAAGGTGTACGCTGCCTACCATCATCCGGCACGTCCTTACATCGGTCCGGATGCGACTCTACCGCATCCTGGCGTCGTCCTGCAGGTCGCACCAACTCACGGACAGGACACCGACCGGCCTGGTGGTACACCGGCGGGAGAATCAGGTGATAGTGGTGGTTTGGAGGAGGATCCTGACCGGACAAGGCCATCCGTGGAGGATGGCGGAGATAGTGCGGACGGGTCGGCGTACAGCGATGACATTAGCCTGTCACTTTCACCGTCCGGATGCGGCAAGACTGCGG atcTTGGTGACTCGGATTCCGATGCCTGCTCCGATGACGATGGCCCTCATAACTCCCCATCGTCCGGTCGACAGGGTAAAGGAGGCAGTGGAAATGAGACATCGAAATCGCGCCGCCGACGGACTGCCTTCACGTCCGAACAGTTGCTCGAGCTGGAACGCGAGTTTCACGCCAAGAAGTACCTCAGTTTGACGGAGCGTAGTCAGATCGCCACCAGCCTAAAGCTGAGTGAGGTTCAG GTGAAGATCTGGTTCCAGAATCGGCGTGCCAAGTGGAAACGCGTTAAGGCCGGTCTCAACTCCCATGGGCTTGGTCGAGGAGGTGGAAGTAGTACTGCTGGAACGGGTGGTTCTGGAGGTCCTACCACGAAGATCGTCGTGCCGATTCCGGTGCACGTGAACCGATTTGCTATCCGTTCCCAACATCAGCAGATGGAGAAGATGAATCTGGTAGGACCGAAGGCAGAACTTCGTAAAGCCGATCTAGGTCTTGGGCGGGAGGCGCAGGGTGGGTTCGAGCGGTTCGGGTTGGCCAAGCGACTACTTCCGGTACCGTCGGCTGTTCCACCGGAAGCCACAGCTGCAGGCAGACTGCCGGAACCGCCACGTCCTTCGGGCAGATCGAACGAAGGGATGTCCGTTGATGGCCACGgtgctggtggaggtggaggaggaggaggcgtTTCGGCCACCTTCAACATGGGCCTGGGGATGTGTTCTTTGGCTGCCCCACCCCACAGTGCCCCACCGCATCCGGTTGCTCTCGTCGTCAATCCGAAAACGTTCTAA
- the LOC128727332 gene encoding PTB domain-containing adapter protein ced-6, which translates to MASTLMFWNKQNSNSSQNGNDAKNTKNGRNWLHAPDVLVNGHVAYLVKYLGSTPVEQPKGIEVVKEAIRRLQFTQQMKKAEGGGNVKTKKVEITISVDGVAIQEPRSLTIMHQFPLHKISYCADEKGVKKFFSFIAKTGTGATTTASISSGSEDTNSSNNSTISNGTEDRHECFVFISNKLASDITLTIGQAFDLAYRRYVSDSGKSLESVKLMAQKKQLEHTITAYRQRLRDLSEMVSKAELEKLLLKMGLRDICDVPALENGVDGHNNYNSNNNNINSNNHNVNGSKTPDLGIDVSLPNNDDQLLIETSPKHFAPIVPPRNIQNQINNTLEAFKPSVGTKLEGLLLNSDSDSDFDPRAPDTDSSLSTSGGNKISNDLFGFEPPKPANATLGQQLFGNGTNNGHNGNGFANGNGALTNGFATQPNSPPPILAPPPAKSAPRRTVPQTNGSTNGNGSAYQDLFGSAPFNPGQGSDVSTTTTLEESSSLVMNDRSYTIGPTSVTAGISPFSQEVHALGKNSYKLDTSILTYGDGVGAGPFGDSAVPASTATLASKLNPFAAAMRANPLAAVQHKASAYDVFKNASDKERLTTNTGTISHSTLDESDSGVMHCANTTSGVGTSCTGTNSHPSHVIASAGPANDTTAASEALFEDFAQSAFNEFKRDLSANSRTVKRQSSLLQDRPHKPLLGSLKSAGGSLAENVSHCGTRLRLGGGPKILQPDAKTTKNGFFSSDDVLDTFDPLKK; encoded by the exons ATGGCCTCGACGCTGATGTTCTGGAACAAGCAGAACTCCAACTCCAgccaaaacggaaacgatgcCAAGAACACAAAGAACGGCCGCAACTGGCTGCACGCGCCGGATGTGCTCGTCAACGGGCACGTCGCTTATCTAGTCAAA TACCTCGGAAGCACACCCGTGGAGCAACCGAAGGGCATCGAAGTCGTGAAGGAAGCCATCCGGAGGCTGCAGTTCACACAGCAGATGAAGAAGGCCGAGGGCGGTGGCAATGTGAAGACGAAGAAGGTCGAAATTACCATCAGTGTGGATGGCGTGGCAATACAG GAACCACGATCCCTGACGATCATGCATCAGTTCCCGCTGCACAAGATATCGTACTGTGCGGACGAGAAAGGTGTGAAGAAGTTCTTCAGCTTCATCGCCAAGACGGGCACgggcgcgacgacgacggcttCGATCAGTTCCGGTTCCGAGGATACGAACAGCTCGAACAACTCCACGATCAGCAATGGAACTGAGGACCGGCACGAGTGCTTTGTGTTCATCTCGAACAAGCTCGCCTCGGACATCACGTTGACGATCGGGCAGGCCTTTGATCTGGCGTACAG GCGCTACGTCAGCGACAGTGGTAAATCGCTCGAGTCGGTGAAGTTGATGGCACAGAAGAAGCAGTTGGAGCACACGATCACCGCCTACCGGCAGCGACTGCGCGATCTTTCCGAGATGGTATCAAAGGCGGAACTGGAAAAGCTGCTACTGAAGATGGGCCTACGGGACATCTGTGACGTTCCGGCGCTAGAGAACGGTGTCGATGGGCACAACAactacaacagcaacaataacaacatcaacagcaacaaccacaACGTCAACGGCAGCAAGACGCCGGACTTGG GAATCGATGTCTCGTTACCGAACAATGACGATCAACTGCTGATCGAAACGTCACCAAAACACTTCGCACCGATCGTGCCACCGAGGAACATCCAAAATCAG ATCAACAACACGCTAGAGGCGTTCAAGCCATCGGTCGGTACCAAGTTAGAAGGGTTGCTACTGAACTCGGACTCGGACAGTGATTTCGATCCGCGTGCGCCTGACACCGACTCCAGCCTGTCCACGAGCGGTGGTAACAAGATCAGCAACGATCTGTTCGGTTTTGAGCCGCCAAAACCCGCGAATGCCACCCTGGGCCAGCAGCTGTTTGGCAATGGCACCAACAATGGCCACAATGGCAATGGCTTCGCTAACGGGAACGGCGCGCTGACGAACGGATTTGCAACCCAACCGAACAGCCCTCCTCCGATTT TGGCTCCTCCACCGGCAAAGTCTGCGCCCCGACGAACGGTACCGCAGACGAATGGCAGCACCAACGGTAATGGCAGCGCATACCAGGACCTGTTCGGGTCGGCGCCCTTCAACCCTGGCCAGGGCAGTGATGTAAGT ACAACGACGACGCTAGAGGAGTCCAGCTCGCTCGTGAtgaacgatcgatcgtacACGATTG GGCCAACCAGCGTGACTGCTGGCATTAGTCCTTTCTCGCAGGAAGTGCACGCGTTGGGCAAAAACTCGTACAAACTCGACACGTCGATCCTCACGTACGGTGACGGCGTTGGTGCCGGTCCGTTTGGTGATTCGGCCGTTCCGGCTTCTACCGCGACATTGGCCTCCAAATTAAACCCTTTCGCGGCTGCTATGCGGGCCAATCCGCTTGCCGCCGTCCAGCATAAGGCGTCCGCGTACGACGTGTTCAAGAACGCGAGCGACAAGGAACGGTTAACCACTAACACCGGTACGATCTCGCACTCGACGCTCGACGAGAGCGATAGTGGGGTGATGCACTGTGCTAACACGACCTCCGGGGTCGGAACGTCTTGCACCGGTACTAACAGCCATCCATCGCATGTCATCGCATCCGCCGGTCCAGCGAACGATACGACTGCCGCTTCTGAGGCACTGTTCGAGGATTTCGCACAGTCGGCTTTCAACGAGTTTAAGCGGGATCTGTCCGCGAACAGTCGCACCGTGAAGCGGCAGTCGTCGTTGCTGCAGGATCGGCCTCATAAGCCATTGCTAGGGTCGCTCAAGTCTGCTGGTGGTAGCCTTGCGGAGAATGTTAGCCATTGTGGGACCCGCTTACGCCTTGGTGGCGGACCGAAAATCCTCCAACCGGATGCGAAG ACGACCAAGAACGGTTTCTTTAGCTCCGACGATGTGCTGGATACGTTCGACCCGCTGAAAAAGTAA